The Niallia alba genome includes a window with the following:
- a CDS encoding tyrosine-type recombinase/integrase has product MRVCNINIQSICTRLCYYIYIANQIIPSIGNYKLNKLTRIEYQKHLNRLSEKYAKTTVQTIHSIFCTAINKAVELELLQHNNFLNLKVQKDNEIEKRNYLTRDEVSTFIRTAKKASLITT; this is encoded by the coding sequence ATTCGTGTATGCAATATTAACATTCAATCTATTTGTACTAGGCTCTGCTACTATATCTATATAGCTAACCAAATCATACCTAGCATTGGGAATTACAAGTTGAACAAGCTAACCAGGATTGAGTATCAAAAACATTTAAACCGATTAAGTGAAAAATATGCTAAAACAACCGTACAAACCATCCATTCCATTTTCTGTACTGCCATAAATAAAGCTGTTGAACTTGAGTTATTGCAACATAATAATTTTCTAAATCTGAAAGTTCAAAAAGATAATGAAATAGAAAAGAGAAATTATTTAACTAGGGATGAGGTCAGTACTTTTATTAGAACAGCAAAAAAGGCAAGCCTCATCACTACTTGA
- a CDS encoding glycoside hydrolase domain-containing protein, protein MVKGFDCATKLNSITAAGLRKEGFEYVARYLGNSWKSFDKAETKAIQDAGLKLISIFQKSNNGIQFFSKEQGISHAKEAEGFAKAVEQPEGTAIYFAVDFNAQSSHMSKILEFVEGIKS, encoded by the coding sequence ATGGTAAAAGGATTTGATTGTGCAACTAAATTAAATAGTATAACAGCAGCTGGTTTGAGAAAAGAGGGCTTTGAATATGTGGCTCGTTATCTCGGGAATAGTTGGAAGTCTTTTGATAAAGCGGAGACAAAGGCAATTCAAGATGCTGGTTTAAAGCTGATTAGTATTTTTCAGAAAAGTAATAATGGAATTCAATTTTTTAGCAAGGAGCAGGGAATTTCTCATGCGAAAGAAGCTGAGGGTTTTGCAAAAGCAGTTGAACAGCCAGAAGGGACAGCTATTTACTTTGCTGTAGATTTCAATGCTCAGTCTAGTCATATGAGCAAAATTTTAGAGTTTGTGGAAGGTATTAAATCATAA
- a CDS encoding LysM peptidoglycan-binding domain-containing protein — protein MKDYKVGIYGSYNVMQAVKGKVDYYWKTYAWSRGHVADFIHMHQFENDVKVAGVAIDRNDIKKEPGHWGDVKVVVPEETKVGSEIVTKPSAPSKCKKNSDGIYTVVSGDTLSEIANDFNVTIKDLASWNNIENANLIKAGQKLKFSVDKKETAAKPAASTTKKVTKTYKVKSGDALSKLASKWGTTVKRLQELNGRIKFM, from the coding sequence TTGAAGGATTATAAGGTTGGGATATATGGTTCCTACAATGTAATGCAAGCGGTGAAAGGAAAAGTTGATTACTATTGGAAAACATATGCATGGAGTCGCGGTCATGTTGCTGATTTTATTCACATGCATCAGTTTGAGAATGATGTCAAAGTTGCAGGAGTAGCGATTGACCGAAATGATATTAAAAAAGAACCTGGTCATTGGGGAGATGTGAAAGTTGTTGTTCCAGAAGAAACTAAAGTAGGTAGTGAAATCGTTACAAAACCATCAGCTCCGAGCAAATGTAAGAAGAATTCTGATGGCATATATACGGTTGTAAGTGGTGATACTCTTTCAGAGATTGCGAATGATTTTAACGTGACTATCAAAGATCTAGCCAGTTGGAACAATATTGAAAATGCAAATTTAATTAAAGCTGGCCAAAAGTTAAAGTTTTCTGTAGATAAAAAAGAAACTGCTGCCAAACCAGCCGCAAGCACAACTAAGAAAGTTACTAAGACATATAAGGTGAAAAGTGGAGATGCATTAAGTAAACTAGCATCTAAATGGGGTACTACAGTTAAACGTCTGCAAGAATTAAACGGCCGAATAAAATTTATGTAG
- a CDS encoding HNH endonuclease has protein sequence MKKYILKIATVLLPILLIFSTLSEANINAAPNINIYPKDPSDPVTEEQYEYLEPDLKTYEDINIDELETVPVETLEDEPENIDDFDDEPIIDFDSDSESPDKAPAIEEAEKNNNPPYGGAINIYPTTRIKTNGKTKTVEVQVFKGNGKKVYETVKNGHMANKYHPVTKTFYNKNSFPVFPGKSFTVSSKYWKSSKSTVWNQIKGDVKKAVTSDFNYSKLFNQKQINQIKNGKFPDDFRLHHHEKSGNFQLVHKNLHDKTGHTGGKSIWGSW, from the coding sequence GTGAAAAAATATATTTTAAAAATAGCAACAGTATTATTACCAATTCTATTAATTTTTAGTACATTAAGCGAAGCAAATATTAACGCTGCACCAAATATAAATATATACCCAAAAGATCCAAGCGATCCTGTTACAGAAGAACAATATGAATACCTTGAGCCAGATTTAAAGACTTATGAAGATATCAATATAGACGAACTAGAAACAGTACCAGTTGAAACCTTAGAAGATGAACCTGAAAATATTGATGATTTTGATGATGAACCAATTATCGATTTTGATTCTGATTCAGAATCACCTGATAAAGCGCCTGCAATAGAAGAAGCTGAAAAAAATAATAATCCTCCCTATGGTGGAGCTATAAATATCTATCCTACTACAAGAATAAAAACAAATGGTAAAACTAAAACAGTAGAAGTTCAAGTTTTTAAAGGAAATGGTAAGAAGGTATATGAAACGGTTAAAAATGGTCATATGGCTAATAAATATCACCCAGTGACTAAAACTTTCTATAATAAAAATTCTTTCCCCGTATTCCCTGGTAAATCTTTTACAGTTTCATCTAAATATTGGAAGTCGTCTAAATCAACGGTTTGGAATCAAATAAAAGGTGATGTAAAAAAAGCTGTGACTTCTGATTTCAATTATTCTAAATTATTTAATCAAAAGCAGATTAATCAAATAAAAAATGGAAAATTCCCTGATGACTTTAGATTACATCACCATGAGAAATCAGGAAATTTCCAATTAGTTCATAAAAATTTACATGATAAAACTGGCCATACCGGCGGCAAATCTATTTGGGGTAGCTGGTAA
- a CDS encoding SMI1/KNR4 family protein, whose amino-acid sequence MNIWKSEESSYTLNNLTSEDIDKAEKHFRVKLPKAYIDTLREKNGGNLLYNALPISLNRWEGDNYLLIEHLLGIKENEGIMMTDYYVKEWQIKRKNIILLSGDGHEWLALDYNHSVNPKVIYIDTEEDKIIELYSSFDEMVDNLFIQEENENDQVGEGAIIITLEEARKLVRSNDISEIKNGLDAFEHYIYEDNILAEHQDDIIRLLKHDEEDVVEYAAQKAWSAITMGYNVKREFINYVISDFEKRQDQIFKTFLYLISEYLNDNER is encoded by the coding sequence ATGAATATTTGGAAATCTGAAGAGAGTAGTTATACTCTAAATAATTTAACAAGTGAAGATATAGATAAAGCAGAAAAGCATTTTCGTGTAAAATTGCCAAAGGCATATATTGATACTTTAAGGGAAAAGAACGGAGGGAATCTATTATATAACGCATTACCAATATCTCTAAATCGTTGGGAAGGTGATAATTATTTATTAATTGAGCACCTATTAGGGATAAAAGAAAATGAGGGTATCATGATGACAGATTATTATGTGAAAGAATGGCAGATAAAACGAAAAAATATTATTTTGTTAAGTGGTGATGGCCATGAATGGCTTGCATTAGATTACAATCATTCAGTGAATCCTAAAGTTATCTATATCGATACAGAGGAAGACAAGATTATAGAATTATATTCATCGTTTGATGAAATGGTAGATAATCTTTTTATTCAAGAAGAAAATGAAAATGATCAAGTTGGCGAAGGTGCAATTATAATTACACTTGAAGAAGCAAGAAAATTAGTAAGAAGTAATGATATTTCTGAAATTAAAAATGGACTTGATGCATTCGAACATTATATATATGAGGACAACATTTTAGCCGAACACCAAGATGATATCATTAGATTGTTAAAACATGATGAGGAGGATGTGGTCGAATACGCTGCACAAAAGGCTTGGAGTGCCATTACAATGGGCTATAATGTGAAAAGAGAATTTATAAATTATGTCATTTCAGATTTTGAAAAAAGACAAGATCAAATATTTAAAACGTTTCTCTATCTTATATCTGAGTATTTAAATGATAATGAAAGATAA
- a CDS encoding IS4 family transposase, whose product MDKITRKTSFGQWFSPINLQLFEETVKTLKLDYYTKKLKTDSFLKLLLFAQLQEVESLHELSDCLFDDQLQKGIDLDSISISQLSRRLNGINPDLFQRLFLDLVAQIHAKTHYTKLIMPLKIIDSSTLPLNLTNHKWAKFRKTKAGVKLHLRLVFMEKGSSYPEKAVLTTAKEHDRGQLEIMVDDKECMYVFDRGYLDYERFDRMTDDGYFFLSRLRKNAVIREVYNFKLPENSAVLSDQMVLIGTTQNRAENYFRLLKVMDSKGNELHLITNRFDLSAEEISEMYKSRWAIELFFKWIKQHLSIKKFYGQSEWAIQNQVFIALIVFCLHVLVQLETRSKRKTLQISRYLRAALWKPAHIWLRKIEGKAIP is encoded by the coding sequence ATGGACAAGATTACACGAAAAACTTCATTTGGACAATGGTTTTCACCAATAAATCTTCAACTTTTTGAAGAAACCGTGAAAACGTTGAAATTAGATTACTATACGAAAAAACTAAAAACAGACTCATTTCTAAAATTACTCCTTTTTGCACAGCTACAAGAAGTCGAAAGTTTGCATGAGCTAAGCGATTGTCTTTTCGACGACCAACTACAAAAAGGCATTGATCTTGATTCAATCAGTATTTCTCAGCTCTCACGCCGATTAAACGGTATAAATCCAGATTTATTTCAAAGGCTTTTCCTTGATTTAGTCGCACAAATTCATGCAAAAACACATTATACAAAGCTTATTATGCCGTTAAAAATCATTGATTCAAGCACATTGCCACTTAATTTGACCAATCATAAATGGGCAAAGTTCCGCAAAACAAAAGCGGGTGTCAAGTTGCATTTGAGACTTGTGTTTATGGAAAAAGGGAGTTCCTATCCTGAAAAGGCTGTTTTAACAACGGCAAAAGAACATGATCGTGGTCAGCTTGAAATCATGGTTGATGATAAAGAATGCATGTATGTGTTTGACCGTGGCTACCTAGATTACGAGCGCTTTGACCGAATGACAGATGATGGTTACTTTTTTCTTTCAAGGCTACGGAAAAACGCAGTCATACGGGAAGTTTATAATTTTAAACTACCCGAGAATTCAGCTGTTTTGTCAGATCAAATGGTGTTGATTGGTACGACTCAAAACCGTGCTGAAAATTACTTTCGTCTTCTAAAAGTGATGGATTCAAAAGGAAATGAACTGCATTTAATTACCAATCGTTTTGATTTGAGTGCCGAAGAAATTTCAGAGATGTACAAATCACGGTGGGCAATTGAGTTGTTCTTTAAATGGATCAAACAGCATCTCAGCATCAAAAAGTTCTACGGTCAAAGTGAATGGGCGATTCAAAACCAAGTGTTTATCGCACTGATTGTTTTTTGCCTACATGTTCTCGTACAACTTGAAACAAGAAGTAAGCGAAAAACCTTACAAATTAGCCGTTATTTAAGGGCTGCATTGTGGAAACCAGCCCATATCTGGCTTCGAAAGATTGAAGGGAAAGCCATCCCTTAA
- a CDS encoding XRE family transcriptional regulator — MKVHIDKYIEESGLRKGFIAKKLDISSTQLSNVLAGRSFLRTPKLFLLGKITSVALIYFHY; from the coding sequence ATGAAAGTACATATTGATAAGTACATTGAAGAAAGTGGATTACGGAAAGGCTTTATTGCGAAGAAGTTGGACATTTCATCTACTCAACTATCGAATGTCCTAGCTGGTAGATCTTTCTTAAGAACGCCTAAATTATTTTTGTTGGGGAAAATCACTAGTGTTGCATTAATTTATTTTCATTATTAA
- a CDS encoding ParM/StbA family protein gives MEIVGIDPGNEEVKYASRFGIVKFKSAIGEYRNRHIESSHGKDDMIFEFNGRKGFAGTLALAESEFGGSLMVDSKAHEDTKIRVLLALHHLPGTTYQIVVGQPIKKHIP, from the coding sequence ATGGAAATAGTAGGCATTGATCCTGGAAATGAGGAGGTTAAATATGCAAGTAGATTTGGAATAGTTAAGTTTAAAAGTGCTATTGGAGAATACCGTAATAGGCACATAGAAAGTAGTCACGGAAAGGATGATATGATATTCGAATTTAACGGTAGAAAAGGTTTTGCAGGTACTCTGGCGCTTGCTGAATCGGAGTTTGGCGGCTCACTTATGGTAGATAGCAAAGCCCATGAGGATACAAAAATAAGAGTCTTATTAGCATTACATCATCTACCTGGAACAACATATCAGATTGTTGTTGGTCAGCCAATTAAAAAGCATATTCCATAG
- a CDS encoding ParM/StbA family protein has protein sequence MLLGSHDLTLNGVKKTIKINRVEVAAEGGAAFWSNPQTVLVRIIDAGSATINCASLVDGKYIDKDSFTINFGCNTTKSNDLYAMVRGIVAQTSKKWSPSDTVLVMGGAAER, from the coding sequence ATGTTACTAGGCTCTCACGATCTAACTTTAAACGGAGTGAAAAAGACAATCAAAATAAATCGTGTAGAAGTAGCAGCAGAAGGAGGAGCGGCGTTTTGGAGTAATCCACAAACAGTACTAGTGAGAATAATAGATGCAGGAAGTGCGACAATAAATTGTGCTAGTCTTGTGGACGGAAAGTATATCGATAAAGATTCTTTTACCATTAATTTCGGATGCAATACAACTAAGTCCAATGATTTGTATGCTATGGTTCGCGGGATAGTTGCTCAAACATCTAAAAAATGGAGTCCTAGCGATACGGTGTTAGTAATGGGAGGAGCTGCAGAAAGATAA
- a CDS encoding antibiotic biosynthesis monooxygenase family protein, producing MMSFANTPKPPYYAVIFTSKRTEEDDKGYGQVANLMVELASKQPGFLGVESSRDQDGVGITVSYWENLESIKSWKENMPHQKAQEKGKSDWYSKYITRISKVERDYSFSI from the coding sequence ATTATGTCATTTGCAAACACACCAAAACCACCCTATTACGCTGTGATTTTCACTTCTAAAAGAACAGAAGAAGATGATAAAGGTTATGGTCAAGTTGCTAATTTAATGGTTGAACTTGCTTCTAAACAACCAGGCTTCTTAGGTGTAGAAAGTTCTAGAGATCAAGATGGCGTCGGCATTACTGTTTCATATTGGGAAAATCTAGAATCTATAAAATCTTGGAAAGAAAACATGCCTCACCAAAAAGCTCAAGAAAAAGGTAAAAGTGATTGGTATTCCAAATACATAACTCGCATTAGTAAAGTGGAAAGAGATTATTCTTTTAGCATATAA